The Musa acuminata AAA Group cultivar baxijiao chromosome BXJ1-8, Cavendish_Baxijiao_AAA, whole genome shotgun sequence genomic sequence GCCGCGGCAAAACCCTTTCACCGCCGCCGATTGTCGTACCCTGCTTTCGAGATCTCCGGAGACCTCCCCGCCCGCGTCGGCCGCCGGTTGTGGTCCAGCAAGCACTACCTCCTCGCCGTCTCCCTCCCCTTGCTCCTcgtcctccttttcttctccttcgaTCTCGGCCGCCTCTTTCGGGGCGTCTCCGTCATCCccgtcgcctcctcctcctcttcgtccgTTGCCGGCGACCGGATGCGGGAGGCCGAGCTCCACGCTCTCTATCTCCTCAAGAACCAGCAATCTGAGCTTCTGCGGCTTTGGAATCTTACTCTCTCCGCAGCCACAGCCACCGCCGAtgcttcttcttttccttctcctccttccttggCTCCAAATTCCACTTCGTCTCCGAATTCCACCACATCTCGCAAGGTCGATCGACCAAATGCCGCAATTCCGGCGTCGACCATGGATGAGTTCAGATCTACGCTGATCCGGCAGATAAAGCTGAACAAGCAGATCCAGGGGGCGCTGCTCTCCTCTCACCGGTTGGGGAATCTTTCGTCGGAGGTCCTGGACGAGAATGGTAGCTTCGACGTATCTGGTCCTGGCACCGGTGTGTGCAGGAAGGTGGATAGACCCGCCGATAGGAGGACGATCGAGTGGAAGCCGAAGAAGGACAGATTCTTGTTCGCGATCTGCTTGTCGGGCCAGATGTCCAACCATTTGATCTGCTTGGAGAAGCACATGTTCTTCGCGGCGCTTCTCGACCGCATCCTGGTCCTCCCGAGCTCCAAGGTGGATTACCAGTACGACCGGGTCTTGGATATCAATCATATCAACGAGTGCTTTGGGAGGAAGGTCGTCATCTCGTTCGAAGAGTTTGCGGAGATGAAGAAGAACAAGATGAGGATCAATAGGTTTATCTGCTACATTGCATCACCACCTTGCTATCTGGACGAGGAGCACACTAAGAGGTTGAAGAACTTGGGGCTTTCACTTGGGAAGATTGAGGCTGCTTGGCCTGAGGATGCCAAGTTGAAGACACAAAAGAAAAGGGTTGTTGGAGACATTATGcccaaatttgcatcaaatgatgaGGTGATTGCCATTGGAGATATGTTCTATGCTGATGTGGAAGAAGAGTGGGTAATGCAGCCAGGAGGCCCGCTTGCTCATAAATGCAGGACGGTGATCCAACCAAGTCGGCTCATTTATCTCACAGCACAGCGGTTCGTGCAGACTTTCTTAGGGAGCAACTTCATAGCCCTGCATTTCCGTCGACATGGGTTCTTGAAATTCTGGTAAGTTGACTGTTATTGTTCCACTTCCAATTTTCTTTGAAAGCTTAACTAGAATTAAGCATCTTGTGGCATATGGTGTAGTTGTGAGCTTGAAAAGTGTGTCATGCTGTTGACTCTTTCCTAGGTGAATTAATGTAACTGGTCCTTGGTAACCTCAGCGATCGATGCGTAGGTTATTCTGATCATATGTTGTTTTCAGAGGCTTATGCTGCTTTCTACTTCTTTACATTGATTTTATATTTCTTGCAATCTGGTAGAGTAAATGTATACCTCATGTTCTGTCACTGCCTTCAAAATGATTAAGCTTTGACAAACTTAGATGATCATCGTAGTTCAATTGTCCTAAAGTTGATATTTTTCCTTCTCTTCCAATATAATGCTGGTTACTCAATAATAATCTGCATAGAATACAACCCTAGTTTGCGTGCCAGTTTTTTCAAACCAGTGGATCTGGTTACATGAGAGCACATATACAGTATTGATCCTAGTTAATGGCAGATATTATTGTAAGACAACATATTTCACAGAATTACTTATAAGAGCGAACACAAGTGTCGTCAAATGGACTTTTTTCTCATAAGAAGGctagataaagttatttgtaacAATTGTAAAATTATACCCGGAGAAAGTTTGATGAATTAACATAGGTTGATggtattaaatatttattatagaaaaaaaaaagcaaaaagatAATGGAAAAATTTATTAGGACTAGATGgtgaaattttaaagatgataatgtaaGTACTTTTAAGAATAAGATGAAAAAGGAGACGACTTGGAATTTAgatgaggataatattaatattatttggactatGATGACTAATAAAATTAGAAGCTTAACAAAGAAGACTCTTAGTGAAGCTAAAGGTAGAGGTGCAAACTTAAGAGAGGATTAATAGTGGTGCAAGGAAATTCAAAACACACTTTTTACCAAAACATCATGTTTCAAAGATTGACAAAATTatataaatgagaaaaaatttaaaagatataaagaatctagAAAAGAGACTAAAAAAGCAATTagtatgataagatataaaacttatgataatttttataataaattaagtaCTAAGGATGgggaaaaagatatatatcaaattgctAAGGCCAAGGAAGTGTAAGGATTTAGGTAATATCATATGCATTAAAGACgaagatcaaagaatacttgttaatgataatgagattaaggaaagatgaaaaaatattttttataaattatttaatgaatatttcacaTAGGACTTAGATTTAACGATAAATAATAgtgatagatttaataatcatagatttattcataaaattagagcTAATGAAATAAAAGACAtattaaagaagatgaaaataacTAAGAGTATAGGGCATAATGGTATCCCTATTGAGGTTTAAAAAAGTTTATGGGACAAAAGAGTGGCTTGGTTAATTAGTTTATTTAACAAAGTCATGAGATTGGAAAGGATGCCTGACGAATGGAAAAAAAGTTTTTTAATGCCAATTTACAAAAAATAAGGGTGACAtacaaaattgttcaaattataaaagaattaaaatCATTAGCCATATATGAAACTTTAGGAAAGAGTTCTCGAAAGTAGGATAAGGCTTgaaacaaatatatctaaaaatcaatttgattttatgcttAGAAGATCAACTatagaagttatttatttattaagataattaatggaaaaatataaagaaagagaaagagtttcatattgcatatggtttttattgacttagagaaagcCTATGATAGGATTCCTAGtgggttttagaaaaaaaaagatgtatctgctaattatattgatgttattaaagatatgcaTGATAATATAGCTACTAGTGTTAGAACTATTGGGAGTGTGTCTATTGAGTTTCTATTAGCATAGGACTACACCAAGGATTCACATTAAAG encodes the following:
- the LOC135587861 gene encoding O-fucosyltransferase 36-like: MARRDSPPASPSPSSSDDEEEDRRTLVPQNDSTAAAKPFHRRRLSYPAFEISGDLPARVGRRLWSSKHYLLAVSLPLLLVLLFFSFDLGRLFRGVSVIPVASSSSSSVAGDRMREAELHALYLLKNQQSELLRLWNLTLSAATATADASSFPSPPSLAPNSTSSPNSTTSRKVDRPNAAIPASTMDEFRSTLIRQIKLNKQIQGALLSSHRLGNLSSEVLDENGSFDVSGPGTGVCRKVDRPADRRTIEWKPKKDRFLFAICLSGQMSNHLICLEKHMFFAALLDRILVLPSSKVDYQYDRVLDINHINECFGRKVVISFEEFAEMKKNKMRINRFICYIASPPCYLDEEHTKRLKNLGLSLGKIEAAWPEDAKLKTQKKRVVGDIMPKFASNDEVIAIGDMFYADVEEEWVMQPGGPLAHKCRTVIQPSRLIYLTAQRFVQTFLGSNFIALHFRRHGFLKFCNVKKESCFFPIPQAAECILRTVEKADAPVIYLSTDAAESETNLLQSLVVLNDKQVPLVKRPAHNSAEKWDALLYRNRLGGDSQVEAMLDKTICALSTVFIGSSGSTFTEDIIRLRRGWESASHCDEYLCQGELPNYIAENE